In Mytilus galloprovincialis chromosome 1, xbMytGall1.hap1.1, whole genome shotgun sequence, the following are encoded in one genomic region:
- the LOC143056581 gene encoding uncharacterized protein LOC143056581, translated as MKLIFKTLYLFSHVTVVFMMCLPSEVLIPDTKKCTEMCPSGTFIFDKQCVTTCPFRSKKLETGLARFCNFKNELSCQTSLCTDEYPNCYRMDCLKKCPEYTVEYNNTCLIKCPEKAPYLTFYDCDGICTRGNKSCSTLCPETHSYVFRSEFLMRCLKHCPWFTELISEKKSCKLYCPTLKPLLYNNTCYVTCPDTAPYSSIAKSEFNEIYLCVEKCPVHTVYDNRRCVESCPKGKYFFNNSCLLECPATHKYVYPKAKTLNTNSDFAEFVCVNDCSPKITYGTLCVDKCPPSAEFEFKGNCLTECPKDNPFIETNRGLRLKCVSRCKRLQFNQTCVTFCSGNAQYTFNGSCVSTCPNDHPLIDQSGLVCVKTCKEKDILHKQNCYYICPTNAKYEFNGSCLASCPDKFPFMESTQRNVECVKSCKQLHYKNRCVGICPPEAKYKYNSSCVNECGDELPFHYDELVKKKSYTDWYTPIYKYEHNYKCVTLCPTRTFQYNNSKCVLSCPLDQNFEFNGICYDQCPDTHLYTQQQGKHISCVNKCSTPLTYNSTCLKRCPKERQFELLGSCATDCPKEKPFKALTSRKTYKCVDKCSTPLTYNTTCLKRCPKERQFELLGSCAEDCPKEKSFKELTSRKTYKCVDLCRSLEINDTCVDTCPPSAKFKYKWTCLEKCESDLPYAYYNTFVSPNMYHCLKKCFSGTFLYNNTECVPKCPKDAKFQMNITCASTCDIDRPYEFFDGLKWICLRTCPSNTYLFNSTSCLKSCPVETFKFKFGCIYSCPSSHPLNYTDTFGTYECVKDCPDQTFLLNGTCFQQCPGDMKGHVSKCLKECPESHHFIDEKLQTCLSKCPAHLVLKNDHVCSKECPRSAQFIENNKCVQRCNKYEAFNEDTAQGIMCHERCPIHLLLQETNNRCVKKCPYDARYIENHRCVPRCNKHEAVIEDTAKGKTCHETCPVHLLLQEMSNQCVKSCPVGLIVDSVCKQIRKCPYEKYIEHSMIGKRCTHRCSQNFFLDGTNCLKECPPEKVIAGAECLYMCPASYPFSNKEYTYRKSHVKCYKQCPDGHVVDGTTCIPKFNCNNIIYDNRCYENCPTGTVQVSKTKCQSVTIYGVVAVTSVIVILLSVVCLSLIIFSNKILRKNCTLRGKKERASTRADVSWRQLTQTDDLEATELKVLSENVDPVLPAMIKEQTLATKI; from the exons ATGAAactaatttttaaaactttatatctATTCAGTCATGTGACG GTAGTTTTCATGATGTGTTTACCGTCTGAAGTTTTAATTCCGGACACCAAAAAGTGTACAGAAATGTGTCCATCAGGAACATTTATCTTTGACAAACAGTGTGTAACAACTTGTCCGTTTCGCTCAAAAAAACTAGAAACGGGGCTGGCGagattttgcaattttaaaaacGAACTGTCGTGTCAGACTTCACTTTGTACTGACGAATATCCAAATTGTTACAGAATGGATTGTCTGAAAAAATGTCCTGAGTATACAGTTGAATACAACAATACATGTTTAATAAAATGTCCGGAAAAGGCGCCTTATCTTACATTTTATGATTGCGACGGTATTTGTACTAGAGGGAATAAATCGTGCTCAACATTGTGCCCTGAAACACATTCATATGTTTTTCGATCAGAATTTTTAATGCGCTGTCTTAAACATTGTCCATGGTTTACGgaattaatatcagaaaaaaaaagttgtaaactATACTGTCCAACATTAAAACCGTTATTATACAAtaacacgtgttatgttacatGTCCAGACACCGCACCTTATTCATCAATAGCAAAATCAGAGttcaatgaaatatatttatgtgTGGAAAAGTGTCCTGTACATACAGTCTATGACAACAGAAGATGTGTAGAGTCGTGTCCGAaagggaaatatttttttaacaattcatgtTTACTTGAATGTCCTGCAACTCATAAATATGTGTACCCTAAAGCGAAAACTTTGAACACAAATTCTGATTTTGCAGAATTCGTGTGCGTGAACGACTGCTCTCCAAAAATTACTTATGGCACATTGTGTGTTGATAAATGTCCACCCAGTGCTGAATTTGAATTTAAAGGTAACTGTTTAACGGAATGTCCTAAAGATAACCCTTTTATTGAAACAAACAGAGGACTGCGTTTGAAATGTGTTAGTAGGTGTAAACGGCTGCAGTTTAATCAAACGTGTGTGACTTTTTGTTCAGGAAATGCTCAATACACATTCAATGGGTCGTGTGTATCTACTTGTCCAAACGATCATCCGTTAATAGATCAAAGTGGTCTCGTTTGTGTTAAAACATGCAAAGAGAAAGACATATTgcataaacaaaactgttattaTATTTGTCCTACAAATGCAAAATATGAATTCAACGGATCATGTTTGGCTTCTTGTCCTGATAAATTTCCTTTCATGGAGTCTACACAAAGAAACGTAGAGTGCGTTAAAAGCTGCAAACAATTACATTATAAAAATAGATGTGTGGGAATCTGTCCACCTGAAGCAAAATATAAGTACAACTCGTCATGCGTAAACGAATGTGGGGATGAATTACCATTTCATTACGATGAACTAGTAAAGAAGAAGTCGTATACTGACTGGTATACACCTATATATAAATATGAGCATAATTACAAATGCGTAACATTATGTCCCACAAGAACATTCCAGTACAATAACTCAAAATGTGTTTTGTCTTGTCCTTTAGACCAGAATTTCGAATTCAATGGTATTTGCTATGATCAATGTCCGGATACACATTTGTATACACAACAACAAGGTAAACATATAAGCTGTGTCAATAAATGCTCAACTCCATTAACATACAATTCCACCTGTCTGAAAAGGTGTCCGAAGGAAAGACAGTTTGAATTGTTAGGTTCCTGTGCAACAGATTGTCCGAAAGAAAAACCATTTAAAGCACTTACAAGTcgtaaaacatataaatgtgtTGATAAATGCTCAACTCCATTAACATACAATACCACCTGTCTGAAAAGGTGTCCGAAGGAAAGACAGTTTGAATTGCTAGGTTCCTGTGCAGAAGATTGTCCGAAAGAAAAATCATTTAAGGAACTTACAAGTcgtaaaacatataaatgtgtTGATCTTTGCAGAAGTCTGGAAATAAACGATACATGTGTGGATACTTGCCCTCCAAGTGCAAAATTTAAGTATAAATGGACATGTCTTGAGAAATGTGAAAGTGATCTTCCTTATGCCTATTACAATACGTTTGTATCTCCTAATATGtaccattgtttaaaaaaatgtttctcaggtacatttttgtacaataataCAGAGTGTGTTCCGAAATGTCCTAAAGAcgcaaaatttcaaatgaatattacaTGTGCAAGTACTTGTGATATTGATAGACCGTATGAGTTCTTTGATGGATTAAAATGGATCTGTTTGAGAACATGTCCCTCAAATACATACCTCTTCAATAGTACGTCATGTCTTAAATCCTGTCCAGTAGAgactttcaaatttaaatttggtTGTATATATAGTTGTCCTTCATCACACCCACTTAACTACACAGACACATTTGGCACCTATGAATGTGTAAAAGATTGTCCTGACCAAACGTTTTTATTAAATGGTACATGCTTTCAACAATGCCCCGGTGATATGAAAGGCCATGtgtcaaaatgtttaaaagaatGCCCCGAATCCCATCATTTCATAGACGAAaaattacaaacatgtttaagcaaATGTCCAGcacatttagttttaaaaaacgaCCATGTATGTTCGAAAGAATGTCCAAGAAGTGCACAGtttatagaaaacaataaatGCGTTCAACGTTGTAACAAATATGAAGCATTCAATGAAGATACTGCACAAGGCATAATGTGTCATGAAAGATGTCCGATTCACTTGCTATTACAAGAGACAAATAATCGATGTGTGAAAAAATGTCCATATGATGCACGGTATATAGAAAACCATAGATGCGTTCCACGTTGTAACAAACATGAAGCAGTCATTGAAGATACTGCTAAAGGCAAAACGTGTCATGAAACATGTCCGGTTCACTTGCTATTACAAGAGATGAGTAATCAATGTGTGAAAAGTTGTCCAGTTGGTTTAATTGTCGACAGTGTTTGCAAGCAAATTCGTAAATGCCCTTACGAAAAATACATAGAACATTCAATGATTGGTAAAAGATGCACACATAGATGCTCACAGAATTTTTTTCTTGATGGAACGAACTGTTTAAAAGAATGTCCTCCCGAAAAAGTGATTGCAGGTGCTGAATGTTTATATATGTGTCCGGCATCATATCCATTTAGTAACAAAGAGTATACTTATCGCAAATCACATGTAAAATGCTATAAACAGTGTCCGGATGGTCATGTTGTAGATGGCACAACATGTATTCCTAAATTTAACTGCAATAACATAATATACGACAATAGATGTTACGAAAATTGTCCAACTGGAACAGTTCAAGTTTCTAAAACCAAATGTCAATCGGTGACTATTTATGGAGTTGTAGCAGTAACAAGTGTAATTGTAATACTTCTGTCAGTTGTATGCTTGAGTCTGATCATCTTCAGTaataaaatattgagaaaaaattgTACCTTGCGAGGTAAAAAAGAACGG